A single genomic interval of Pyrus communis chromosome 5, drPyrComm1.1, whole genome shotgun sequence harbors:
- the LOC137733788 gene encoding E3 ubiquitin protein ligase RIN2-like isoform X1, whose product MGLRYIAISAACTAISFAGLQLWTETSLVKLKSDGLIAENLINAANFGHVFDLLLGSYSTVGLLANFVLNAFILLVLCLKTIFFVELYSSETRKLIERLINYVIYKGTFLPLVIPPTIYHAGLWSVWLIVLCSLKMFQALARDRLERLNASPSVTPSTYFRVYSVLLLVLTVDIFWIRLCVVIYKTLGVSMFLLLLFEPFSIAFETLQAILVHGFQLLDIWIHHSAWNSSNCERSKLFDTSAVGLLLEWKGSLTRNLGFVLDMATLLMALGHYVHIWWFHGMAFHLVDAILFLNIRVNICALLSSIVKRIKGFIKLKKALGALHAALPDATSEELRAYDDECAICREPMAKAKRLHCSHLFHLACLRSWLDQGLNEIYSCPTCRKPLFVGRPENEVHPRSEETSSDEQLARQISLGLDRQNTPGHAIPAGVFPNQTQSPAEGDPWRGTGLDSDWLHIWPSQGVDGAGPSTAMGSVGLGRVQMMMRHLASVGEAYAHTALEDGAWSLWPMNAPQVAATGPPIPPADGGRNQGGARNLHMRTPARTVNDNLANILAMAETVREVLPHMPDDLIFQDLQRTNSVTVTVNNLLQM is encoded by the exons ATGGGTTTGAGGTATATAGCCATCTCCGCTGCATGTACAGCGATAAGCTTTGCGGGCCTCCAGTTGTGGACGGAAACTTCTTTAGTTAAACTAAAATCGGATGGACTAATTGCGGAGAATTTGATTAATGCTGCCAATTTTGGCCATGTATTTGATCTGCTTTTGGGTTCTTATTCTACCGTTGGACTGCTGGCAAATTTTGTACTCAATGCATTCATTTTACTCGTTTTATGTCTCAAG ACTATATTCTTTGTGGAGTTGTATTCTTCTGAAACTCGCAAATTAATCGAACGCCTTATCAATTATGTTATTTACAAG GGTACTTTTCTACCTCTGGTCATTCCTCCTACAATATATCATGCGGGCCTGTGGTCAGTCTGGTTGATTGTTCTTTGTTCTTTAAAG ATGTTTCAAGCTTTGGCTCGAGATCGACTTGAACGGTTGAATGCATCCCCTTCTGTCACACCATCGACATATTTTCGTGTGTATTCAGTGTTATTGCTTGTGCTGACTGTTGACATTTTCTG GATAAGGCTGTGTGTGGTGATATATAAAACACTGGGTGTATCTATGTTTCTCTTGTTATTATTTGAGCCCTTCAGTATTGCATTTGAGACATTGCAG GCTATTTTGGTGCATGGATTTCAGTTACTTGATATATGGATCCATCATTCAGCATGGAACAGTTCAAATTGCGAGAGGTCCAAATTATTTGATACATCAGCAGTTG GTTTATTGTTGGAATGGAAGGGCAGTCTTACTCGGAatttgggctttgttcttgaTATGGCAACATTGTTAATGGCCCTTGGTCACTACGTGCATATTTGGTGGTTTCATGGCATGGCATTCCATCTGGTGGATGCAATCCTTTTTCTAAACATACGTGTAAATATTTGT GCGTTGCTAAGTTCAATTGTAAAACGTATAAAAGGGTTCATCAAACTGAAGAAAGCCTTAGGTGCTCTTCATGCAGCACTTCCAGATGCAACATCTGAAGAACTACGGGCATATGATGATGAATGTGCAATTTGTAGG GAACCTATGGCTAAGGCCAAAAGACTACACTGCAGTCACCTTTTTCATCTTGCATGTTTGAGATCTTG GTTGGATCAAGGTTTGAATGAGATCTATTCATGTCCGACTTGTCGCAAGCCACTTTTTGTAGGTAGACCTGAAAATGAAGTACATCCCCGCAGTGAAGAAACTTCGAGTGATGAGCAGCTTGCTCGTCAAATAAGTTTAGGACTTGATCGACAAAATACTCCTGGACATGCAATACCTGCTGGCGTGTTTCCCAATCAGACTCAGAGCCCTGCGGAAGGCGATCCATGGAG AGGTACAGGACTGGATTCAGATTGGTTGCATATTTGGCCAAGCCAGGGAGTCGACGGGGCAGGTCCTTCTACAGCTATGGGATCTGTTGGACTGGGGAGAGTTCAGATGATGATGAGGCATCTTGCATCTGTAGGGGAGGCGTATGCCCACACGGCCCTTGAAGATGGTGCGTGGAGCCTCTGGCCTATGAATGCCCCTCAGGTTGCTGCAACTGGTCCACCGATTCCTCCTGCAGACGGTGGAAGAAACCAAGGAGGAGCACGAAATTTACATATGAGGACCCCCGCACGTACTGTGAATGACAACCTAGCAAACATACTTGCTATGGCTGAGACGGTGAGGGAAGTTCTGCCTCATATGCCGGATGACCTAATTTTCCAG GATTTGCAGCGAACAAATTCAGTTACCGTTACTGTGAATAATCTTCTCCAAATGTGA
- the LOC137735577 gene encoding uncharacterized protein: protein MGIIKSSFSFLMGTVAGIYIAQNYDVPNIKKLGDTAVFIARQYEEKYRKPKKRDDD, encoded by the coding sequence ATGGGGATAATCAAGAGCAGCTTCTCTTTCCTAATGGGCACGGTCGCCGGGATCTACATAGCCCAAAACTACGACGTTCCGAACATCAAGAAGCTCGGCGACACTGCGGTCTTCATCGCCAGGCAATACGAGGAGAAGTACCGGAAGCCCAAAAAGCGAGACGACGACTAG
- the LOC137733788 gene encoding E3 ubiquitin protein ligase RIN2-like isoform X2 — MGLRYIAISAACTAISFAGLQLWTETSLVKLKSDGLIAENLINAANFGHVFDLLLGSYSTVGLLANFVLNAFILLVLCLKTIFFVELYSSETRKLIERLINYVIYKGTFLPLVIPPTIYHAGLWSVWLIVLCSLKMFQALARDRLERLNASPSVTPSTYFRVYSVLLLVLTVDIFWIRLCVVIYKTLGVSMFLLLLFEPFSIAFETLQAILVHGFQLLDIWIHHSAWNSSNCERSKLFDTSAVGLLLEWKGSLTRNLGFVLDMATLLMALGHYVHIWWFHGMAFHLVDAILFLNIRALLSSIVKRIKGFIKLKKALGALHAALPDATSEELRAYDDECAICREPMAKAKRLHCSHLFHLACLRSWLDQGLNEIYSCPTCRKPLFVGRPENEVHPRSEETSSDEQLARQISLGLDRQNTPGHAIPAGVFPNQTQSPAEGDPWRGTGLDSDWLHIWPSQGVDGAGPSTAMGSVGLGRVQMMMRHLASVGEAYAHTALEDGAWSLWPMNAPQVAATGPPIPPADGGRNQGGARNLHMRTPARTVNDNLANILAMAETVREVLPHMPDDLIFQDLQRTNSVTVTVNNLLQM; from the exons ATGGGTTTGAGGTATATAGCCATCTCCGCTGCATGTACAGCGATAAGCTTTGCGGGCCTCCAGTTGTGGACGGAAACTTCTTTAGTTAAACTAAAATCGGATGGACTAATTGCGGAGAATTTGATTAATGCTGCCAATTTTGGCCATGTATTTGATCTGCTTTTGGGTTCTTATTCTACCGTTGGACTGCTGGCAAATTTTGTACTCAATGCATTCATTTTACTCGTTTTATGTCTCAAG ACTATATTCTTTGTGGAGTTGTATTCTTCTGAAACTCGCAAATTAATCGAACGCCTTATCAATTATGTTATTTACAAG GGTACTTTTCTACCTCTGGTCATTCCTCCTACAATATATCATGCGGGCCTGTGGTCAGTCTGGTTGATTGTTCTTTGTTCTTTAAAG ATGTTTCAAGCTTTGGCTCGAGATCGACTTGAACGGTTGAATGCATCCCCTTCTGTCACACCATCGACATATTTTCGTGTGTATTCAGTGTTATTGCTTGTGCTGACTGTTGACATTTTCTG GATAAGGCTGTGTGTGGTGATATATAAAACACTGGGTGTATCTATGTTTCTCTTGTTATTATTTGAGCCCTTCAGTATTGCATTTGAGACATTGCAG GCTATTTTGGTGCATGGATTTCAGTTACTTGATATATGGATCCATCATTCAGCATGGAACAGTTCAAATTGCGAGAGGTCCAAATTATTTGATACATCAGCAGTTG GTTTATTGTTGGAATGGAAGGGCAGTCTTACTCGGAatttgggctttgttcttgaTATGGCAACATTGTTAATGGCCCTTGGTCACTACGTGCATATTTGGTGGTTTCATGGCATGGCATTCCATCTGGTGGATGCAATCCTTTTTCTAAACATACGT GCGTTGCTAAGTTCAATTGTAAAACGTATAAAAGGGTTCATCAAACTGAAGAAAGCCTTAGGTGCTCTTCATGCAGCACTTCCAGATGCAACATCTGAAGAACTACGGGCATATGATGATGAATGTGCAATTTGTAGG GAACCTATGGCTAAGGCCAAAAGACTACACTGCAGTCACCTTTTTCATCTTGCATGTTTGAGATCTTG GTTGGATCAAGGTTTGAATGAGATCTATTCATGTCCGACTTGTCGCAAGCCACTTTTTGTAGGTAGACCTGAAAATGAAGTACATCCCCGCAGTGAAGAAACTTCGAGTGATGAGCAGCTTGCTCGTCAAATAAGTTTAGGACTTGATCGACAAAATACTCCTGGACATGCAATACCTGCTGGCGTGTTTCCCAATCAGACTCAGAGCCCTGCGGAAGGCGATCCATGGAG AGGTACAGGACTGGATTCAGATTGGTTGCATATTTGGCCAAGCCAGGGAGTCGACGGGGCAGGTCCTTCTACAGCTATGGGATCTGTTGGACTGGGGAGAGTTCAGATGATGATGAGGCATCTTGCATCTGTAGGGGAGGCGTATGCCCACACGGCCCTTGAAGATGGTGCGTGGAGCCTCTGGCCTATGAATGCCCCTCAGGTTGCTGCAACTGGTCCACCGATTCCTCCTGCAGACGGTGGAAGAAACCAAGGAGGAGCACGAAATTTACATATGAGGACCCCCGCACGTACTGTGAATGACAACCTAGCAAACATACTTGCTATGGCTGAGACGGTGAGGGAAGTTCTGCCTCATATGCCGGATGACCTAATTTTCCAG GATTTGCAGCGAACAAATTCAGTTACCGTTACTGTGAATAATCTTCTCCAAATGTGA
- the LOC137733756 gene encoding putative glycerol-3-phosphate transporter 1: MGSISEPEPKVSYTKPPGIRLVEQIKKSPISYKTHQAIVLVVTFLAYASYHAARKTTSVVKSTLDPQSSVTSLNSWPWRMSYLSEPAESRRLSRVLGDGWAPFNGSDGTALLGEVDLAFLAVYAIGMYFSGHLGDRTNLRIFLTIGMVGAGAFTAAFGVGYWANIHTFYYFLGAQVLAGLFQSTGWPSVVAVVGNWFGKKKRGLIMGIWNAHTSVGNITGSLVASALLQYGWGWSFVVPGLIIATVGVVVFLFLPVSPEDVGASEEDEIQSPKKIGAGVTEPLLEPEEKAKESAVGFLEAWKIPGVAPFALCLFFSKLVAYTFLYWLPFYISHTAIDGKYLSSESAGSLSTLFDVGGVLGGILAGLISDRMGARAITAASFMYCAIPALYVYRSYGHVSMTVNIALMFITGMFVNGPYALITTAVSADLGTHSSLRGNSRALATVTAIIDGTGSIGAAIGPLLTGYISAKSWSAVFTMLMGAALIAGLLLTRLVVAEVAAKIEESRSRVSASRPQPAALDV, from the exons GTTAGTAGAGCAGATCAAGAAATCACCCATTTCATACAAAACCCACCAAGCCATTGTTCTTGTTGTTACATTTCTTGCATATGCTAGCTACCACGCCGCTCGAAAAACCACGAGCGTGGTCAAGAGTACTCTTGATCCCCAATCCTCGGTTACGAGCTTAAATTCGTGGCCATGGAGGATGAGTTACTTGAGCGAACCAGCTGAAAGCAGAAGACTTTCTAGGGTTCTTGGAGATGGTTGGGCCCCATTTAATGGATCAGATGGCACAGCCTTGCTTGGTGAGGTCGACCTTGCTTTCCTGGCTGTGTATGCTATAGGAATGTACTTCTCCGGACACTTGGGTGATAGGACGAATTTACGAATCTTTCTAACAATCGGAATGGTGGGGGCAGGGGCGTTTACTGCAGCATTTGGAGTTGGATATTGGGCAAACATTCACACTTTCTATTACTTCCTCGGCGCTCAAGTTCTTGCTGGTTTGTTTCAATCGACGGGATGGCCTTCGGTAGTTGCAGTAGTTGGAAATTGGtttgggaagaagaagagagggctGATTATGGGTATATGGAATGCTCACACTTCTGTTGGGAACATTACAGGGTCTTTGGTTGCTTCCGCCCTATTGCAATACGGGTGGGGTTGGTCCTTTGTAGTCCCAGGTCTCATAATCGCCACCGTTGGTGTGGTGGTTTTTCTGTTCTTGCCTGTTAGTCCTGAGGATGTTGGAGCCAGTGAAGAAGATGAAATACAATCTCCCAAGAAAATTGGGGCAGGAGTAACGGAACCATTGTTGGAACCAGAGGAGAAGGCGAAGGAGAGTGCCGTCGGGTTCCTAGAAGCTTGGAAAATTCCCGGAGTTGCTCCTTTCGCTCTGTGCCTATTCTTTTCGAAATTGGTTGCTTACACGTTTCTCTATTGGCTTCCTTTCTACATTAGTCACACAG CTATCGACGGAAAGTACTTATCCAGTGAGTCTGCTGGTAGCTTATCCACATTGTTCGATGTTGGAGGTGTTCTTGGAGGAATCCTTGCCGGCCTTATTTCAGACCGCATGGGTGCCAGAGCGATAACAGCTGCAAGTTTCATGTACTGTGCTATCCCTGCTCTCTATGTCTACCGAAGCTATGGACACGTATCCATGACTGTGAACATTGCACTCATGTTCATCACCGGCATGTTTGTGAACGGGCCATATGCTCTAATAACAACAGCAGTCTCGGCTGATCTTGGAACACACAGCTCATTGCGTGGGAACTCGAGGGCATTGGCGACAGTAACAGCAATCATAGATGGAACAGGCTCCATCGGGGCAGCCATCGGACCTTTGCTGACCGGCTACATTTCAGCCAAAAGCTGGAGTGCAGTCTTCACAATGTTGATGGGAGCTGCTCTGATTGCAGGGCTGCTTCTGACTAGGCTTGTCGTGGCGGAAGTTGCTGCGAAGATTGAAGAATCGAGATCGCGAGTGTCAGCATCTCGGCCTCAACCTGCAGCACTCGATGTGTGA